The following is a genomic window from Neodiprion pinetum isolate iyNeoPine1 chromosome 3, iyNeoPine1.2, whole genome shotgun sequence.
ttttttcgaaaattatttacaatttttcttggATCTGGTACGTATTTTTGAACATGGCCGTTTTTCCGCCATTCTTTAGTCTCCAACCAACATTTTCGTTCTTCATAAAGTAtcgtatgattttttttcgcccAAGTATTGAATTTTCAGCTCAAAAAGTTATGTTTTAGAAAAAAGCTGTAATTCAACAATTAGTGGATTTCAGAGAAAATGGCaagaggataaaaaattgcataGGTTTACACTCGAGTAGCTTGAACTTTGCCAGCATTTGGGGGGGATTTTAATGGGACTTTGATGAGTGGAGGGGCAATTTTTGAGGCCAAAATTTGGAGAACCATCGTCAGTAGagaattatattcattttttcgcgATAATTAAATATGATATACCTTGATTACGTAAAATAAACATCATGCCtcgtttttttaatacaaagtTCTTTATATTCAGTCCATTTCACACGTTCAAACTTTTCGGAGCAaggaaaattcagaaaaattttgaccACGTATTAATCGCACGTATCAATCACATATAAGACTGTTGAAATGAGTCCAAAATACTTTGTGTGACTTTCATACGATGTAAACACAAACTccagatgaaaaataaatacttttaaGCTTCGCATTGACCTTATGAAGGTAAACAATTGCTCTACACGATcctgtcgatttttttttgttgtacgAACATTTCCAGCAACTGCgtggtataatttttttgaatttttcctgctttgaaaagttttcacgtGTAAAAATGGCTAAATATAAAGAAATCCATATTTGAAAACGAGTTATGATTTTTGCttaaagaaataaagataTGTCATGTCGCAATATAGCGAAGAAAGTGAATATATCGATAAATATGGTCTTGGTCGGcgcaaatgtaatttttttttacaacgaaaTCTCGTAAAGATGAGCTCAGAGACGtgattgactatttttttgcGTCAAAAAGCAAGTTCAAAAGCCtgaagttttttctttttaatatttcgtCTTAAATCTGATAGTTTTTGAGACACAACAACTCAACTGACGATGGTTCTCCAAGTTCCAGCCGAAAAAATTGACCTTCCACTCATCCGAGTCCCATcccaaaattgtaaaaaaattttttttaatactggAAAAATCCGAGTTACTCCAGTGTGAACCTATGCAACTTTTTACCCTTCTGACATTTTCTTTGAAATCCCCTAGTTATTGAATTACAGCTTTTATCTAAAACATTGCTAAAAATAAActgggacaaaaaaaaaaaatcgtacaaaactttgtaaaaaacgaaaatgtaGGTAGGATAAGGGAAATATGTTAATAAGGGGAAATGTCTCACCGGTTTTCGGCTTTTCAACCGTATTTTCTACATACAAGTTCAATTTCATTTGGTAATAagaaacaatttattacttatatttGAAACACGtttttcgtataaaaaataatgtatgaCTATTTACAACAACAAAACTAACGATTTCGTTGAACCGgcattttcattacaatttttttcatcctggGTATTGTAGAATGGTCTTAAATGAGATTATACGCCTATGTATCGATATGAATTGTACCTCCAAATTATTCTCGTAGTGCACAATATCCTACAGGTTAAAATAATTCGTACAAAATGAACACAAACATACTGACATTAGTAACAGAACAAATATTAGCTGCTATAACAACgggtaagaaataaaataggAGTTCACCTTGAGTTGAAGCAGATCATTACGACCAGGTGTAACGGATACAGGATGTATCacgacaaatttttacataataatactggcaattttgtacaaaagaGTATTGGGTTGGAGCGTTTCACTGTACTGTAATGTCCATGTTTTCATATTTCGTTGAAGACGATCTTAGATCTGTCACTGGTTTCAACTTGAAGCATTTTCCGTTTCTATTTTTTGCTTCGCGTCATCGGATGGCACAGATtgtgaagaaattaaattgtCACTTGTAACGCAGAGTTCCTTCTCGCACTCCTTGCCTGATACTCTAAAGAAATTAAGGAGAGAAGGCTCCTTAATCGTTTTCCGTGGTTCTGTTGATCGTGATCTTGCTGAGCGTCGTACTGCCGTCGCGGTTGCTTTAGGACTAGTCAGTTCCCCTATACCAGCTTTCGACTTCtgttcgaatttttctttacgtATTTTTGTTAACCAGTCAACgttttctttgtatttttgtggGGATATTTGTAGCAAGTGCGGCGCAGTACCGTCTATGACGTAATTGGGCAGATTTAGAGTCGGGGAAAACGGAACTTCACTGTTACTTCGATCGTTTACCGTAGACGAACTTGGTCCAGGTTCATCTGAGTCATAATTTGCACTCAGTGTTCGTCCGCACTCGTTTGCTGAGCTGAATAGTCTTCGAGCTCCTCGGTTTTCTATGTGCAGACGTTTCGCGCTACCACCTTCGAGATTTTCCTCAACCGGCGATAAAActgattcaaatttgaatcttAGCTCATCGGCTGTCATTTGTGAGTATCGTCTCTTGGTCGACGGCGTCAGAGCCTTTTTTTCACTGCAGTTGTAACTTTCAACTGATTCAGTAGAACTTGGAGGACCCGAAGAAGGACCTGGAAGAAAACTGTTAATTATTGAACTGGCCCCTTCAACATTAGCACTTACAATCGCAAATTTTATCATTCCTTTAAAAAGAGTGAAGGTATCTTCCAATTGCcgaaaaaatgcaatttttcgtGAATAAATAGAGCCTCTCAGTTACAATTTAAGCCAGAGATGAACGGAGGGAGGAAGTTAGAATAGCAATTGTGGCTAAGTAACTGTTTGGAGTGGTAAAATTCTTTTGTTGcattatattattcaaatattttcgtaTACCAACGGTAGTATCAGAGCCAGGGGTCTGTTGTTGACAATGAATCCATTGGCAAGATATAGTTGGTGTTGCTTCCAAGCCACCTACAAGATGGCTCAGAGCGTCTTCAATTGGTACTGGGTTTGCCTCTCCTTGTATTTCTACTTCTGAGTTATCACCTTTATGTTCCAAACCCACTCGCCATATTCTATGTCTGGAGTCGTCAGAACAAGTAACGATCTGTAACACGTATAAGTAAGTAGTGAAGAAATTGACTATCTagaaagttttctttttcaacagAATAGGATTTTCAATTGCGCAAGCTATACTTTTGCTTCGCCGATGCTGCACCACGCAATGCAAGTCACTTCGGCGGTATGCCCTGAAAGTTTAACCAATGGGCGTCCTGGTTTGCTGGTATTCCAAATGTATGCAAATTCGTCACTAGATCCACTGGCAAGGTAACGGCCATCTGGGCTTAAGCAGGATTTGACATAAAAGGTTGAATTTTGATGTCCGTAGAATTCTGCAACTGTGATGCACAAAAGTGAGCTGTTGTTTCAGAACAGAGCAATCTCAATCTGTTCTACTGATTATGAGTTATCAAAGCATGGAATAGGAAGTGTATCGATGTGGTATTACCTGGCTTGGGATTACATGTGGCTATGTTGTACGCATAAATAATGTTATCCATGCAACTGGCATACAGCACAACGCCTGCAGGGCAAACAAGTAACGACGTAAAACCGTTTCTTGAACCTCCACCAGTgtattgtaatatattttttgccaCTGGGTCTCTTTTGTGCGACGAATAATTCTTTCGAAGATCCCACACCTTTATGATCCTGtgtatcagaaaaatttcaactctcATTAGATATGAATCAGTTCCACCAATTGTCAAGCATCGGACATATTCTTGAGTCAGAAATTAAAGATTCATCAGCAGCGACTTAAACTGTAATAATGATGACTACTTTGCGTGCAATTTGgataatatgaataaattgatcCAGGAAATGAATGTCATGCATACCCGTCACCAGCAGCACAAGATATCAGTGTGAAATCATCCTGAAAAACGAGGCTGGTAATACTGTGGGCGCGCGAAGCTTGGCTACGTCTCTTTCGCGATTTTGTCCCACCTGCAGACACCATGCTATGCGAGTTGTATATACAGTTGTCTGGTCTGGGATGGTGCGTGTGGTTTGCTCTGATATCCCATATCATAATGGCACCGTCTCGAGCTCCGGTTGCAAAAACCGCTggtttgaaaacaaatatcgTTCATCGATGAAGTATGATATGCTTAAACTGAATCTACATGAAATataaacagaattttttttttgcaccatTGACCTGAAACGCATTTTCACTATTCTCTATAGATTTTAGCAAACCTTTGTCTTGGTGTCGAAAAACTGCAGTTTTAACACTTCTTGTATGGGCTTGAAAGCACTCCATCTGCTTGATTTCTTCTTGCGATATGTCCCAGAGTTTCGATGTGTGGTCTCCGGATGCTGTGACCAACTTCATTTCACCCGGCATCCAGGCAACATCAAAAATTGCATTGTAATGAGCCTGTAGATATCACACAtaagtttaaaaatagaaacagaaattcatattcaattacaTATCATTTAAGCACAAAACTTGACATTACCTGTGTTCCCTCTAGTCTTTCGTGAAAGTTTCCTGTAATGGTTGTGTTTTGTAAGGCTATTTTGCCATCTTCATTAGCCAATGCAAGCACATGCTCGTTATTACGTGTTGTGCTGAATTTGCATGCAAACACTGGTGGTTCTGGATTAAAATCTGGTGTTTCAAGACTTGGAGATATTCCACAATATACGTCATTGTGATAACATTTTAAGCGACGTAATGCGATGTCGTAATCGCTCAAAGCTCCtgaagaattgaaattatatcaTTAAATTTGTTAGGCAAAGTACTGAGATATTCTATGCtaattaaatatattctcTGTTATACGAAGTGTCATTCTCTTGGATGCGAGTTGTTAAAAATGACATGGTCTAGTTTGGCTTTTTCACAATTAGTACCCACAAAGGTGAAAGACCCTGTATAACTCTGCATGTAGTGAGATATTGAAATTGCTGGTTTTATTCAATAAGTTGCTAATCATAATGCTGGAATAGTATTTGTCAGAGTTTTCGAAAAGTTGAGAATTCTGATTCGTAATTGAATCCCGATACATGTCGCCGGAAAAAAAGGTTATGATCAAGTTTCGAAAGATTATGAATATTGTACGCAAAATTATGATAGTGCATTAGTTTCTGTAGCTTACCAAAACCTTCCTCACGCCTCAGGACAGACTTTACAATATTCATTGTGCAGCCGCACGAATAATACACAAAATATCAATGAATTCATATAAATGTTTATATCTTACAAAAAACGCGGGAGATTCCGTTCCGTTCCTTTCGTCAAACCATCTCTCCATGCTCTCCATAGCTGTTTCTGGTTTTTTGTAAGTTTAGTTTCATTGCCTGCCGTGAGAGCAAACAATGGCTTGTCAAGGACTGGCggaaaataaatgtttttttttttgcaaaaaaaatttcggcactgttcgaaattaataatattattgctCCGTTCCAAACACCAGATTTAATTTAGCACAGGATTAATGCCTCACGACGAAAGAACATGTTACTGCGTaatgtaatttctttttaGGCGTGTTTTAGAAAAAGATGAAGAGTGTCGTAGAATATCACTGTTCCGAATGTCAACTTGATGTCAACGAcgtcaaaatattgaaaacacGATTGAAGAGTCGAGTGTTTGCTGTCTAGTATGTAATTCGAAGATGTGAGGgaagtttatttatattttctaaaGCGATCTACGCTGATTTTCTGTATTATTATGTTACATATAAGATGGAAATCGATCACGGCTTACGCAATACTAGCATCCTCTCCAAGTCCTACATGCGAGGGATTGAACGGTAACAAAGTTTATCGATACTTTCAGGTTATGATAATCTGCAATCGTTGGTTAGAAGTTTCTTATTTCAATAGCTTTGCTATTTTTTGCAGAATTACGGGGAATCAAAACAAACAACGGGATGCATTTGAAATACCAGAAGTCATTCAGGCACGTGAAGAAGAGTGGGCAAtgctatttgaaaaattctctcagGTAACCTAACCTAAGCATTGCTTGGCCTCCTTCACAACTCAGACTATCCTGGAAGCTATATACAGAATTTGAGTACACATACAGAAATCcacacacacaaacatacaAAATTAAGCAAACATAAATTATCGTTCTCGATCAGCTAGTGCATTTTTTGAACAggtgatatatttaataatgaTCTTTACTGTCGTTTAATTGTTGCTACATACGTGTGCAATGGACACAGTTAGTGTATCTGGTGCCAATTTAAGAAGCTCGCTATCACTGAAGCAACTAATAAACGACTACAATAGGAAAAACATGAAGCATCTTTAATTTTGCAGGTGTCTGACGATCTGGAATTGTATATCCGCACCCTAAATGCAGAAGCTGAGTCAAGTGGATCGTGCGAATACCGGGTTCCAGTTCGTAAATCTGCAGCAGAAGTTCAGTACTGGGTTGATACAGGGAATCCTCCATGTCAGGCTTTTGAGGCTTTAGCAAGTGATTCGGATGTAACTATTTCGATAAGCGAAAGTGAAGGCGCAGGCTTGGATGAATCCCAGTTATCAACTTCAACATCGTTGGTCGTTACTAAGCAATTTGCAAGCAGTAGGGAGCAGTTGTTTGGGACATGCTCATCAGGTAGCTCGGTTGATACTACAGCTTATATATTGTCAAATGCAAACATGACAAGGAAAGCCAATCTTCCCTTCGATAAGGACCCTCGTATCGCAAATATAACTAACACAAACAATAATCGTATTGGTCGATTCGTTAGTAACAGAATCCCAAAGGTTGTGCTGACACGGTTAACAGGGATTCCTAAACAGACGTCAAACTCAGACAATAATGCAATATTGCAGAAAAATATGCCTCTGGATCTAAATTGCATTAGCAAAAGAGAATcctttgaaaatgataaaataagtGCAATGGGTGATATGTCTTTGGCTGAACGCATAGGGACTATTGACAAACGGTGCAATTCCAACGAGCACAAAGACTCTGAAGTTACTTTGGAGTCTAAGAAGTCTGCCGTAGATAGTCTTCCCATTGAAAGTGAGAAGgtagacgaaaaaaataatagcggAATATCATTCCATTCTTCAAACGTAATTGTAACAGTTagtcaaaaaagaaaatcaaactgGAGGAAACTGTACTCAGTCAACCATGATGTATGTGATGAACTTACGCCGATGATCAAACACTGTCAGGATAGCAGGTCTGGCCGAAAGAGTATTCATCCGGCACTAGTAGACAGTTCTTCAACACGTCGACCTAGAAAATCTGTATTCAGACCACAGTTGTCCACTTTGACAAGGCGGTCGAAAATCCGAAGGTTTAAAAATCGCTCCATCAATACAAGCTCTGCCAAGAATAAGCTTAAGAAAAAATCGTCTCTCATTAAATCGAGGGATGCCGAGGATTCCCAAGGGCTGCATAGAGATTCGCCTGACAGTATGGTTATGAAAAGGAATGACGAGATCTACCTTGGtcaagaaaaaacaattgattCTCCCACAAAACAAACTTTGCTTGAAGCATCGCCAATCTTGCATACAAAATCGAACAAAGTTATGAAAAGTGATGACCCAGCTGCTGCTTCTTCCTCTCTAAGTTTGCAAGATGTTTCAGAAATTataaatgaggaaatgaaCAGGATTCAGGAAACACATAATAGCGTAGCTGGAAAACACTTTTTGAAGCAATCCTTTCCTACGGGAAGTCAGCAATTTGAGAATAGACATAAGGAGGATGATCAAGGCTCTGTGTTCAGACCGCCAGCTGATTCGTTATCCGAGATGATGGACAGTAGAAGACAAAATATATTTGATGCAAAGAAGAATTTATATGCAACAGATTTGAAGTCATGTTCTGACACAAACTCTCCTTTGGCATCGAGTCCGAGTAAAATTCAAGTTGCAGAAGATAATGCCAGTGAGGCAAGCACATCATTGTTGCATAGTTtcaagcaaaaaataaaaagaaaaagcttcTCTTCGCCAACGAAAGTAAAAGCAACCAATATTTGTCTTGGTTCAGAAATTACTGTACGGAAGCCAATAATTATCCTGCATGATTTTCTGCacctgaaaaattgttgtggTGAACTGGAAAA
Proteins encoded in this region:
- the l(2)dtl gene encoding protein lethal(2)denticleless, whose protein sequence is MNIVKSVLRREEGFGALSDYDIALRRLKCYHNDVYCGISPSLETPDFNPEPPVFACKFSTTRNNEHVLALANEDGKIALQNTTITGNFHERLEGTQAHYNAIFDVAWMPGEMKLVTASGDHTSKLWDISQEEIKQMECFQAHTRSVKTAVFRHQDKAVFATGARDGAIMIWDIRANHTHHPRPDNCIYNSHSMVSAGGTKSRKRRSQASRAHSITSLVFQDDFTLISCAAGDGIIKVWDLRKNYSSHKRDPVAKNILQYTGGGSRNGFTSLLVCPAGVVLYASCMDNIIYAYNIATCNPKPVAEFYGHQNSTFYVKSCLSPDGRYLASGSSDEFAYIWNTSKPGRPLVKLSGHTAEVTCIAWCSIGEAKIVTCSDDSRHRIWRVGLEHKGDNSEVEIQGEANPVPIEDALSHLVGGLEATPTISCQWIHCQQQTPGSDTTVGPSSGPPSSTESVESYNCSEKKALTPSTKRRYSQMTADELRFKFESVLSPVEENLEGGSAKRLHIENRGARRLFSSANECGRTLSANYDSDEPGPSSSTVNDRSNSEVPFSPTLNLPNYVIDGTAPHLLQISPQKYKENVDWLTKIRKEKFEQKSKAGIGELTSPKATATAVRRSARSRSTEPRKTIKEPSLLNFFRVSGKECEKELCVTSDNLISSQSVPSDDAKQKIETENASS
- the LOC124214192 gene encoding uro-adherence factor A, which codes for MEIDHGLRNTSILSKSYMRGIERITGNQNKQRDAFEIPEVIQAREEEWAMLFEKFSQVSDDLELYIRTLNAEAESSGSCEYRVPVRKSAAEVQYWVDTGNPPCQAFEALASDSDVTISISESEGAGLDESQLSTSTSLVVTKQFASSREQLFGTCSSGSSVDTTAYILSNANMTRKANLPFDKDPRIANITNTNNNRIGRFVSNRIPKVVLTRLTGIPKQTSNSDNNAILQKNMPLDLNCISKRESFENDKISAMGDMSLAERIGTIDKRCNSNEHKDSEVTLESKKSAVDSLPIESEKVDEKNNSGISFHSSNVIVTVSQKRKSNWRKLYSVNHDVCDELTPMIKHCQDSRSGRKSIHPALVDSSSTRRPRKSVFRPQLSTLTRRSKIRRFKNRSINTSSAKNKLKKKSSLIKSRDAEDSQGLHRDSPDSMVMKRNDEIYLGQEKTIDSPTKQTLLEASPILHTKSNKVMKSDDPAAASSSLSLQDVSEIINEEMNRIQETHNSVAGKHFLKQSFPTGSQQFENRHKEDDQGSVFRPPADSLSEMMDSRRQNIFDAKKNLYATDLKSCSDTNSPLASSPSKIQVAEDNASEASTSLLHSFKQKIKRKSFSSPTKVKATNICLGSEITVRKPIIILHDFLHLKNCCGELEKQHNKKWLSKQHQNENLHTVEKDMDEKNSLQDNSVQEDNVNFKFTQSLNHRDSEMNKAKLNKKLTSLKSNNDILTKNIDLVIDNLRLSDQKLSPLKTHEPIEDIHCASTTGISCRPEAATSIQLSKDRKATVKTTNRNCNSQDSLFHLISSDEEDILETLTRRLKSRSSRKTRSVRETGGTELIDRGENRTVQTPKKSQGAELNSARYKIVSSSSEDETNIMNGRGLQHKKIASSRTFTKLSSKKNKGKSSPKSEQTTSPVQDECVDKADSFRSDDQELDRQSLDVNKHFEMKKGNPANNQIHNYNESHERMDENIPKSKLPISHKTDNTRTTVLMSCTKENFTEKNSEHSITPIDLALNDRSKLRKNISKSNVSSEDERRICTREHRDAVGVVKKLGNTRLKKKRKSNSQIDDNTSADSVRTEGELELGRVPNYKNRRKSFCEMDKVDEAIDGNLATSNGCERFLIISSDESFKNDDPTISPFMNCAGTNSQRKKNENNDESYNSNSLKDSMSPTKQGLVYEKDTRSSLKKISVTGQKNSKIIFCTKEYWESDSDYS